From the Odocoileus virginianus isolate 20LAN1187 ecotype Illinois chromosome 21, Ovbor_1.2, whole genome shotgun sequence genome, one window contains:
- the LOC110144514 gene encoding nucleophosmin-like isoform X2, with product MEDSMDMDMSPLRPQNYLFTVEEDAESEDEEEEDVKLLSISGKCSAPRSGSKFPQKKVKLAADEDDDDDDADNDDDDDFDEEAEEKAPVKKGQESFKKQEKTPKTLKGPSSVEDIKAKMQARIEKSGSLPKVEAKFINYVKNCFLMTDQEAIQDLWQWRKFL from the exons atggaggattcaatggacatggacaTGAGCCCCTTGAGGCCCCAGAACTATCTTTTCA CTGTGGAGGAAGATGCAGAAtcagaagatgaagaggaggaggatgtgAAACTCCTAAGTATATCTGGAAAATGTTCTGCCCCTAGAAGTGGTAGCAAGTTTCCCCAGAAAAAAGTAAAGCTAGCTGCTGATGAAgatgacgatgatgatgatgcagacaatgatgatgatgatgattttgatgaggaagctgaagaaaAAGCTCCAGTAAA AAAAGGTCAAGAATCcttcaaaaaacaggaaaaaacaccTAAAACACTGAAAGGACCTAGCTCTGTAGAAGACATTAAAGCAAAAATGCAAGCAAGGATAGAAAAAAGTGGTTCCCTTCCCAAAGTGGAAGCCAAGTTTATCAATTATGTGAAGAATTGTTTCCTGATGACTGACCAGGAGGCTATTCAAGATCTCTGGCAGTGGAGGaagtttctttaa
- the LOC110144514 gene encoding nucleophosmin-like isoform X1, translated as MEDSMDMDMSPLRPQNYLFSCELQADRDDHFKADNEENEHQLSLRTVSLGAGAKDELHIVEAEAMNYEGSPIKVTLATLKMSVQPVVSLGGFEITPPVVFRLKCGSGPVHISGQHLVAVEEDAESEDEEEEDVKLLSISGKCSAPRSGSKFPQKKVKLAADEDDDDDDADNDDDDDFDEEAEEKAPVKKSVQDTPAKNAQKTNQSGKDSKPSTPRSKGQESFKKQEKTPKTLKGPSSVEDIKAKMQARIEKSGSLPKVEAKFINYVKNCFLMTDQEAIQDLWQWRKFL; from the coding sequence atggaggattcaatggacatggacaTGAGCCCCTTGAGGCCCCAGAACTATCTTTTCAGTTGTGAACTACAGGCTGACAGAGATGATCACTTCAAGGCGGATAATGAAGAAAATGAGCACCAGTTATCTTTAAGAACGGTCAGTTTAGGGGCTGGAGCAAAGGATGAGTTACACATTGTTGAAGCAGAGGCGATGAATTATGAAGGCAGTCCAATTAAAGTAACACTGGCAACTTTGAAAATGTCTGTACAGCCAGTGGTTTCTCTTGGGGGCTTTGAAATTACACCACCTGTGGTCTTCCGGTTGAAGTGTGGTTCAGGGCCTGTGCATATCAGTGGACAGCACTTAGTAGCTGTGGAGGAAGATGCAGAAtcagaagatgaagaggaggaggatgtgAAACTCCTAAGTATATCTGGAAAATGTTCTGCCCCTAGAAGTGGTAGCAAGTTTCCCCAGAAAAAAGTAAAGCTAGCTGCTGATGAAgatgacgatgatgatgatgcagacaatgatgatgatgatgattttgatgaggaagctgaagaaaAAGCTCCAGTAAAGAAATCTGTACAAGATACTCCAGCCAAAAATGcacaaaaaacaaatcaaagtgGAAAAGACTCAAAACCATCAACACCAAGATCAAAAGGTCAAGAATCcttcaaaaaacaggaaaaaacaccTAAAACACTGAAAGGACCTAGCTCTGTAGAAGACATTAAAGCAAAAATGCAAGCAAGGATAGAAAAAAGTGGTTCCCTTCCCAAAGTGGAAGCCAAGTTTATCAATTATGTGAAGAATTGTTTCCTGATGACTGACCAGGAGGCTATTCAAGATCTCTGGCAGTGGAGGaagtttctttaa